The genomic interval GGAAAGGGGGAACATGGATCGCAGCCAAATGCAGGGGATTCACAGATCGTCAGGTGTAAAACAAAGTGAAAGGTCAGGGTGGTCTTATATGGCACTGCTCAAGATAATGTTTCAATTTCGGAAAATACAGAGGGTTTACTATCCAATCCTGGCTGCTTTTGGTGTTCCTTGTAAGTCGGTCTATGCAGATATTATTTCTGTAATTCATGCTTTAACGTATTACTGTTCTTGCCGTTTATTGACCTATCCTCATTACTGTTAGTGAGCCAGGTAATTCACTCTATTAACATCTGTAAACCATGTTCATTTGAATGACTGTTCTTATCATTTGTTATCCCACCTTCGCTACTGTTAATGGACCACGTAAGTCACTATATTCAGCTATTAGTTTTATAAACTCGCTTTCACTTTATATATGTTCGGATTATTTCTGTCACGATATCGGTTGTTATTTGTGTAGAGTATATTCAGTGTTTTGTATGGATATTAACGCTCCATGTTCCCCTGACATGATTCTTTCTCAGTCGCTTATTCACTGGTCTGAGATCTCAGTGTCTTCATTTTTCACAGCTTGTTTGATGTGGTGCAATCTTATTAAGAGTCAGGCTTTCTTTGAGTCTGTGACACCATGAGTATTGTTGGATAATTCTTTGTGATGAACGGATTATATTGTGCTGTCTGCATTGAGCTCTCGTATCGAGTTAGAAAGAGGCCTTGCACGATTTAATCGTATCTGTGGAGATACTTTGTAATGCGGAGTTGTAGAACGAAATCAGATGGACAGATGGTCAATCTTTGAAATGATTCAGCTCCCGTCATTATCTCAATCTCCCTTACCGACCACTTTGAATTAGTATCACCGCTTTTGATTGGTTGCAATATGGTTTatgtaaatcatgtttaacaatatCATTGTTTATATCATAAGGTCACTATAATCATGCATTATTTGAGTAATTATGTTTTACTATTATTGGCGGTGTCGGTTATATCATTATATCCCCCTTTAATTGCTTCGCCTGTATTCCCCTTATGATAATGTAGCCTGTAACAATTGATTCAACTTTACGGCTCCCTCTTCCGGCATCAGTTCAATAAATGGTACATCTTCACTTTGAATTATTTAGCTAGGATCACAGATACACTTTAAAATCTTTGCCACAATCCTCTGATGATTGAATGCTCAGTGCTCTCATTGTATACCACGAAAGCCCTTTGTTACTGCCGCGTGTTTCTGGGTTGTTCGGAAAGGTTCACAATTGTCTCCGGCTCTGACTTGTTCCACCGGGCTTCCAAACTAAATCCCACGCTtcatgattacagatatctccatgatgttCAGCTTTCCTCGAACCACTACTCTCaacgcttcctgagatccacgctgccacatgcacactctcaatctctcttttCAGCAGCACCGACCCACCCGACCTCACAGATGTCCTgatccgcagttccatttcatcattcgcctcatccggcgcttcaacaaaaacactttttttcttCGTTTCAGGTGTCAAGGGCCAGAAGTAGCAAAACCTTTTAGATACCAACACCCGTTCTGATCTCTATTCCCCTTCACTtttctctgaccccatccctccctctaaTCTCACCCTTTGCCGTGTTTTCACAATCCCCTCTGAGGTTCCCGTCTTTAAACTCTagcgatcagtcctcagcaaaggcctcaacTTCATTCCCTtacacccccacctcaatgaatttcgagcttgacacgatgctgagctaTTCTTTCATTGCCTTCATCTCCAAGCCCAATTCTTTGGAAAGGAgtcttccacccgcccccaatccacgcACAATGGACCCTTTCTCCAGCCTTCTCGTTCCAACTGAACAGTGGCCTTTTACCTTTCTTGATCTTTCCCTTGGGGATGGCTGGCGTGACATTGGGCATTTCAATTTCTCTTCACccttcactcactctaacctccttcCTTCTGAACTTGCAGCTTTCTGTTCTCTCGGGTGCAACgccgacattgtcattaaacctgttcACAAGAGCTGTGCAGTTGTTGTTTGGCGAGCAGATCTCCACCTTGCGGAGGAtgaacgccaactctctgacACCTGTTCCTACATCCCCATAGACCATGAATCCAcagccgaacatcaagccatagtttcccaggccgtcactgacctcaactcctctggagatcttccctctaCGGCCTCCAACCTTATAGCCCCCCAAACCTGCACAGCCCGCTTCAACCCCCTTCCCAAGATCCagaaacaggactgccccggtaAACCCATTGTTCAGCCTGTTCTTCCCACACGGAACTTATTTATTCCAAGCTCGacgctattttttctccccttgtccggtCTCTTCTCACTTACATTCTCGACTCTTCAGGCGCCCTCTGACAATTGAAcattttccagttccccggccctaaccgtctccttttcaacATGGACGTCCGGTCcgtctgcacctccatcccccaccaggacgaccTGCAGGCcttccacttcttccttgaaagTAGGCCCAGCCACTCCCTATCCACCAAcgacctcctccgcctggctgaacttgttcttacattgaccaacttctcctttgaacccactcacttcctccaaataaaaggtgacgccacgggaacccatatgggtcctagctatgcctgcctttttgtggaatatgtggaacattccttgttccagtcctactcagggccctccctcacctctttttccggtgcaTTGATAACTGTATTGGTGCCGTTTTCtgctctcgattggaaaatttcatcaacttttcaTCCAATTTTCACCATTCACTCGCCatgacatggtccatctccgactattcccttcccttcctcgacttctccaatggcatttaaggtgtttggctgtcaaccaatatcaactgtaagcccaccgactcccacagctgtcTTGATTACACTTGCTCCCGCCCCGCTTccagtaaggactctattccattcttccagtttctctgtctcggtCGCATCTGTTCAGATGATGACACCTTCGGCACCAGTGCTTGCTTTTTCCCATCTCTTACTTTTTCCTCAAACGAGGATTCCCCTTCACCGtaattgacagggcccttgacatggtgcctctgtctttgacctcttccacagttcctatgaagctcgagaaacagcacctcctcTTTCTAttcgacactttacaaccttctggactcgacatttatttcaataacttcagatcataacggtTGCTCAGGTTTTTTCGGAAAGCAGttcctggtaatggttctgatgttgtcaTTTACAGGGCCTCGATTCCCATCTTTTGAacatttacttgtcccattaccgccATTCTTGCCATGCACCATCATCCCTGTTGTCATTTAataactcctgccctccaccctataagagacattcccttttgttctttccttccctccaccatcccctttgctgtggctctgaaattgcataaaaactgttaaaacttcaacttttttttattcgttcatgcgatgtgggcatcgctggaaaggccaTAATTTATtgtacatccctaattgcccttgtgaaggtggtggtgagccgtcttcttgaaccactgcagtccgtgtggtgtttgttctccgacagtgctgttaggttgagactaacaggattttgacccaacgacgatgaaggaacggcgatatatttgcaagtcagaatggtgtgtgacttgtcggggaacgtgcaggtggtgctgttcccatgcgcctgctgcccttgtccttctagatggtggaggtagtgggtttgggagtgctgtcgaagaagccttggcgagttgctgcaatgcatcttggagatggtgcacactgcagacacGGTGCGCCGCTGTtggaggcagtgaatgtttagggtggtgggtggtgtgccaatgaagcgggctgctttgtcatggatggtgtcgagcttcttgagtgttgttggagcttcactcatccaggcaagtggagagtattccatcacactcctgacttgtgccttgcagatggtggaaaggctttggggattcaggaagtGACTTATTGAGTctctccagaattttctgttttcattacaATTGTAGCTTTCGTTcaacaaaatgtttcctctttATACATCAGTGATTTGATTCCCATTCATTTTTTCGAAATGTAATGTCATACCTGTGAAGGTCAGTTCACGGATGCAACAGGGAAACGGAGAGTAATTTTCTATTATCGCCTCCTCTAATTTAATGTAAATGGTCTTCGTTTTGTTGAACCTCGAGTTAATTTGTCATTTGAAGCTCATGTTCCAGTATCAATTAGGAAAACTCTCATTCCTCACTGACAAGTAAAACCATACAGGAGACCAAACTTCGAAATTTTTCGTATATTTTGTTTATGAAACCCGAGAGATAGTCTTAAATTATCATTCATGTAATCAAACTATCTGAAGTGAGAGACGCATTcgaaaaaagaaaaggaaaatattgaatttatatagcgcctttcccgaCCTCGGGACCTCCGATACCGTTTTACAGTCAAAGAAGTACTTCTTGGAATGTGGTCACTTTCCTAACGTAGGAAGTGTTCTGatcaaagcagaaaatgctggaaatactcagcagatcaggtaGCATCtctggagacagaaacagagttaatgtttcagatcgatgacctctcgtcagaactggaagaagtaaaggaaAGTAAAGCAGTTTTAAAGCAAGTGCAGGGCCATGgaaagggggagggtggggaaaaataaaagggaaggtctgtgatagggtggagggcaggagtgattaaatgacaaaagtgatgatggtgcaaggttaAGTGGCAACGAACAGAAGCTGCAACATGGGCTGATCTCTCCTCCATAACCCAGGGTCCCTGGACAATGGTCAGGAGCAGAAAGCTTGGCTGAACGATCTTCTTAGTAGTGAGCAAGAGCAGGATCTCGGACTCATTTACCTTCGCCAATCCAGGGTCACTGAGCACAATTACATCAATGTGACTGCTAACTCAATTCCCACAGAGAACTTGGCTTGGCACATTCTAGAACAGTTCAGTGCCCCGCTCCAACCATTCTTGCTTTCACAATTGAAGCATGTCAGGAGCTCATTTTATTACTGCGGTTTTTCTGATTAATATGTcgccatttatttattttccaatttAATGCACTTTATTTAAgtagaagctggataagcacaaagaatcatagaatagtaacaacacggaaggaggccattcggactatCGGATCCGtgcctgctctctgcaagagcaatccagctggtcccactcccccgccctatccacgtagacctgctttttttccccttcaagtacttatccaattcttttttgaaagccacgattggatctgcctccaccaacgcaTCActcagtccattccagatccaaaccactcgctgtgtaaaacaagtTATTCTTCATGTCGCTAAgaatcttttgacaatcaccttgaatctatgtcctccggttcttgacccttccaccaatggtaaaggtttctctctttctactctgtctcggccttcatgattttgaatacctctatcaagtctcctcgcaaccatctctgctcaaaggagaacaaacctagcttctacagtctatccacgtaactgacgtccctcatccctggaaccattctaattaatctcatctgcaccctctctaaggccttcacatccttcctaaagtgcggtgcccaatactggacacaaaactccagttgtggcccaaccaCTGTTTTATAATTGTTCAacgcaacttccttgcttttgtgctctataccTCTAGttgtaaagcctaggatcccgtatgttttttaacccctttctcaacctaccttgccatcttcaacgatgtgtgcacatatacccccaaatctttcttttcctccccaAGGGATAAAAGACGAGAACAatgtgttgatagggttagatggggaAAGGTGGGATGCGGCGCACGTGGAgcaggcatggaccagttgggatgAATCGTTTGTTTcagagctgtaaattctatgttactATCTAATATTTTATGGTAAATAAAATGTATCTCGCAACCAGTCCTGGTGACGGGTGAAATAATTAGATTCTTCAACTGATGCAATAACAAAGATCACATTTTTACCAAAAACTCAATCAATCAGATGCCTTCGCCCTGTTTCCGATCTTTACTCTTTTTATTCCTTCCAGTTAATgtggtgacgattgtgatcctgtctcggggaaagtgcggtctctccaaatgtgtcactcgctacctggtggcaatGGCAGCAATGGACCTACTCGTtattatcatcgatctgatactGTGCCATACCCGTGTTGTTTATAATGTAGAGTTCTATTTCATAAGGGATATCccggtgtgtaatatccacgccgtcctgctttacacagtcactgactgttctgtctggttcacggtcagttttacctttgatcgatacatcgccatttgttgccagaatctGAAAACCAAGTACTGTGTGGAGAAAACGGCGACTGTGGTTCGAGCAACAATTACTGTGTTTTTctctttcaaaaatattttctggTTCTTTATGTACACGAAGAGATATAATTTCAGCAATCTATCCTGGTTTTGTGTTGTAAAAGACAGCGTTGCAGAGTCAAAGGTGTGGGGCGCGTTTGAATTCTTTCATTATATTTTAACTCCATGCATTCCATTTCTCTTCGTCTTACTgttcaatgctttaaccgtcagatacattttagtggccaacagagcccgcaAGAGGCTCCTGAATCGCGTCGGTGGGGAgattcccagtgacccagagatggagaaccgcaggAAATCCATGATTATACTGTACGCTATATCAGCAAATTTTATTCTGTTATGGACGATATATATGATATATTCTATTTATTGGCGAATGGCTTACCTGGGTTATGAGGCTATTTGTCTACCTGTGTTTGTACGGGAGTTAGGGTTCATGTTTCAACTCATGGGTTGTTGcacaaacacctgtatttatgcggTGACGCAGCCCAAATTCAGAGATGAGTTGAAGAATCTGTTAAAATATCCTTTTACTGTAATTGTTAAATGAATTAAAAGATGAAAACAACTCAACACTAGAACTCAATCTCGTCTGAAATTTTATCAGTTCCACCACCGACTCGACTCAGTGATCGGGACATAATGGGTCACATGAACTGAAAACTGTCACGTTTGTCGATGGCACTGTGTTAAGAGGAACAGCAAATTCTGTACATGGGGCAGGAAATTGCAAAAGGAACAGGAGAGATGAAGTGAGTGGGCGAAATTATGACAAAAGGAAGAGATCGCAGATGCACTATTACagacatataaaaattcattaaaaagggaatagtgccagaggacatcATGACGGCTGATTTGATCCCGATGTTGAAAGaaaagatagaaccagtccagtgaTCTATagcccaattagcttaacatcgatggtcggaaagataatgaaatccttattcaaagatttcaaaagggaatgtcaTGCTTAACCAAACTTATAGAATTCTTTCAAAAAGCAACAGAAAGTGTGGACAAGGGGAATGCAGTAGATGGAATATATTTGatattcaaaaggccttcgataagggtaCCACatcgtagattcatgactaacgtCAGAGCCTGTGGAATCAACGGAAAAGTAGCAGATAAAATAGCAagctggcgacaaaacagaaaacagagagcagtggttaaAGGAAGTtaatcagactggcaaaaggtgcagGTGTtttgccacaaggatcggtgctggggccactgttgttcaccatttacattaacgatttggactcaggaattggaagcacaatttcaaaatttgttgatgacaccaaATTTGTTGCACATTTAAAACCAAGGAGGACTGTGACACAaagcaggaagacattaataaacttctaaagtgggcatgtaattggcgaatgaatttcaatatagataagtgtgacgtattgaattttggtaggaagtataaacattattatccaagcagtatataacatactgcttggataataattcTAAATGcggtagagaagaagaaggatctggggaaacgtaggttaataaggacataagaaaagcAAACCAGGCACTGgtattcatttccagagggatagcattgaaaagcagagaagttatgttgaatttgtataaaaccctggttagacaagAGTTGGTGTGctttgaacagttctggtcaccatgttaTAAAAAGACCATAGATGCAATGGAGCAGGTGCAtacaagatttactaggatgattccacatcgagcctttgcataggtcgcaaCTCTCCTCATtgcgtcccacagtgtgtgaacctcggagtgtgccagtcggcaacactcggtcgtggacagctccttcagctggaacacTTGCATGTgtcaggcagaccaaagggcctccttcaccgagttaatggcaTTCCAGCAGCAGTCGATATCTGTCTTGGTCTTTGTCCCGAGGTCAGCCCATACAGCactgcgtcctgtgttaccgagatgttggggatgaactgggacagataccaacgcatcatTCTCCACATAATGGGCAGTCCATCAGGTGGTGGGCGATGGTCTCGTCCCGGCCACAGCCTCGAGCttgcggtggtgctgagattcggTGCGTGTTCGAACGACCATACTGATAGCGCCCTTCTCTCCACCATCAAGGCTACACCCTGGTGCATCAGTTCTggtgacgagacgttctgccacatGGCATCGAccctctggtcggggaactgcccaatcggatccatcctctcctttccctcctgGATTCTCAGAACGTTCTGTGCCGACCACTGCCTgccggccttgtggtcgaagggttcCTCCTCATACATTTCTCAACCTGGTAGTGGGGGACGGTCCAGCTCGATGGAACATCCTGCAtcctgtgttggacaggtagatacTCAGCACGTAGCGACACTTGGTATTTGCGTACTTGGGCTCTACACCTATacggaggcagccacacacaaaggtggccatcgggATCAGAGCGAGATTAAGTATTGCagttcccccctttgtctgggggcttgtacatggtgtccctttgGAAGCGTTCTCCCTTGGAAATCCAGAGAAAGTGGAAAATAGCTCGGGTAACTGTGACTGCACATTGGCGGTGAATGGGCCAATAccttggccacgtagagcaacaccgcgagtccCTCACACCTTATCATCAGGTTCTTGCTAGTTATGGACAGGGCGCACCCCCCAAATACCAGGCTTATGTTTGACCTTGGCGACCcgttcctcccagttcttggtgcaggtctggccCCCCCGAAACAGATCCTCACCACCTTCAGATAGGCCCTGACCATGAAGGGGACAAATGATCGGGTCTCCCCAGTTAGATGTTTGTGAGGTGTTTCCCTGGTCCCCCTATTAGGTGTCCGTGGGATGTCTCCCAGGTCTGATATTTGTGGATCGTTTCCTGGAACTTCCAGTTTGGTGATCGTGGGGTAATTCCCGACTCTCCCCAGTTAGATGTATGTGGGGTGATTCTTGGGTATCACCAGTTCGGTTTTTGTGCGGTGTTTCCGGGTCTCTCCAGTTATGTATGTTTGTGGGGTATTTCTGGCATCTCCCAAgttagatgtttgtggggtgtttCACGTTCTCCACAGTGAGGTATtgaatagaatcttagaaagATAGAAATTTCGGCCGGAGAAGAGCTATCCCACCCAATCtcactttccagttcttggtccgtagcccggcAGGTTATGGCACTTAAAgttcacatccaaatactttttaaatgcgatgagggtttctgcctctcccatcctttgaggcaatgagttccagaccccaccaccctctgggtgaaaaacattctcctcaactcccctccaatacttctaccaattactttaaatctatgttcccagtttattgacccctctgcccagGAAAACAGGTCCTTCCTGCCCAGTCTATCTAGGTCCCATATaatttgatataataaattaaatctccgctcagcctcctttgttccaaagaaaacaacccaagcctatccaatctttcctcatagctaaaattatccagtgcttgtatcatcctcgtaaatctcctctgtcccctctctggtgccatcgcatctttcctgtaatgtggggagcaaaactgtacacagtgctcaagaTGTGGCCAAACTTGTGTTTTATATATTTCCAGCAGAGCCTCCctccttttatattcaatgccccagCTAAAATcttaaagtatcccatatgctttcttcaccaccttgtcaacctgtcctgctaccgtcAGGGCTCTGTGGACGTGCAGTCcacggtccctttgttcctctacacctctcagtatcctcccaattattgtgtactcccttgccttatttgctcaCACCAAATGCATtgtctcacacttctccggattgaattccatttgccacttttctgcccacctgaccagtctatcgACAGCTCTCTGCAGACTGCAGCTTCCTTCCTCTCTAACAAGGACGtggacaatttttgtgtcataagctaacttcttaatcatgcaccCTACATTGAATAcacatatataccacaaacagcattgtaccgagtactgacccctgcggaactccactggtAAGACCCTTCCTGTCACAAAGATACCCTTTGATTCCTGTCACTgaggcaattttggatccaacttgccactttcccttggatcccagggGCTTTTcttaccagtctgccatgtgggaccttgtcaaaagccttgctaaaatccctgCAGacgacatcaaacgtgttaccctcatcgatccgctttgttacatcctcaaaacattcaatcaagctagtgagacacgaccttcccttaacaaattcatgctgactgtccttgattaatccgtgcctttcgaaatgacgattaaaactgtccctcagaattttttccaataatttgtccagcaCCGAGGTTATGcagactggcctgtatttactcggtctatccctttttcccttcttaaacaacgatagaatgttagcagtcctccaatcctccggcactacgcctgtcgCCAGAGAGAAtcggaaaatgatgctcagagtctccgctatttcctcccgtgCTTCTCTTCGCAgcctgtgatacatttcatccgtgCCTGGCgaattatctactttcaaagatgctaaatcacttaatatttcctctctcactaagttgatcccatccaatatttcacactcctcctccttaactacaatctctgcatcatctccctctttcttgaagacagacacaaagtaatcattaagaaccattcccacatcttccacctcctcacataggttacctttatgGTCCCCACTAGgctctattctttccttagttatcctctcgatctttatgtatttataaaacaccttttggttttccttgattttacttgccaatattttttcatgtcccctatttgctttcctaatttcctatttaatttcacccctgcactttctatacttctctaggctttatgcagtattgagctctcggtgtctgacatgagCTTCCATTTATTGCCTCATCTTACCCTGGATGCTCCTTGAAatccagggggctccagatttgtgattcccatcctttttctttgttgAAACATATTTGCTTtgcaccctcactatctcccccttgaatgcctcccactgctctgacattgatttaccttcaagtaactgtttccagccCACTTTggccaaatcacatctcagctttgtaaaattggcctttccccaattaagaACTTTAACTCCAGGTCCAACTTTGTCCTTTTCCGAAACGAcggtaaatctaactgaattgggCTGCTGGCAATTTGCAAACCTCTCTCACCAGGAGAATTGCAAGCTCTGGACAATTCCATCTCCAAACTTGCACTTTGACTCGGCCCTTTCTCATTCATACCTTCAGCTTCCCCATGTCCGCTCTGCGAAGTATCGATGATCAGCAAATCACATAGCGACTGTCAAATCCATCGCatccctcgtcactgcttctgtttcacacttctcagcgcAGCTGGTATTACAGCCTTGCCAGATAATCAGTGTATAAAGTTTGTAA from Heptranchias perlo isolate sHepPer1 chromosome 35, sHepPer1.hap1, whole genome shotgun sequence carries:
- the LOC137301977 gene encoding probable G-protein coupled receptor 139 — encoded protein: MDVRSVCTSIPHQDDLQAFHFFLEINVVTIVILSRGKCGLSKCVTRYLVAMAAMDLLVIIIDLILCHTRVVYNVEFYFIRDIPVCNIHAVLLYTVTDCSVWFTVSFTFDRYIAICCQNLKTKYCVEKTATVVRATITVFFSFKNIFWFFMYTKRYNFSNLSWFCVVKDSVAESKVWGAFEFFHYILTPCIPFLFVLLFNALTVRYILVANRARKRLLNRVGGEIPSDPEMENRRKSMIILYAISANFILLWTIYMIYSIYWRMAYLGYEAICLPVFVRELGFMFQLMGCCTNTCIYAVTQPKFRDELKNLLKYPFTVIVK